The Microbacterium luteum genome includes a region encoding these proteins:
- a CDS encoding DUF3500 domain-containing protein, translated as MQKSAMPRRRAITRTPAAIGTATLVTVGLALAGCTAETTSTETAEPTTTAESTPSATAEATTDVVALAEAFAATLDADQQASLFQEYTFDNAANWSNFPNALLAGGGPGAQSSSGGRVGLQTDSLTDEQWTALEDLLRAVTGSAENEGFDEIVQHLAGDDYLADNGGGSDYGEGQFFVAFLGTPSDSGT; from the coding sequence ATGCAGAAATCCGCAATGCCCCGACGACGGGCGATCACCCGCACCCCCGCCGCGATCGGAACAGCGACGCTGGTCACCGTCGGCCTCGCCCTCGCCGGGTGCACCGCTGAGACGACGAGCACCGAAACCGCCGAGCCGACGACAACGGCCGAGAGCACGCCGAGCGCGACCGCCGAAGCGACGACGGACGTCGTCGCGCTGGCCGAGGCGTTCGCGGCGACCCTCGACGCGGATCAGCAGGCGTCGCTCTTCCAGGAGTACACCTTCGACAACGCCGCCAACTGGTCGAACTTCCCCAATGCCCTGCTGGCCGGCGGTGGCCCGGGCGCGCAGAGTTCGTCGGGCGGCCGCGTCGGCCTGCAGACCGACAGCCTGACCGACGAGCAGTGGACCGCCCTGGAGGATCTCCTGCGCGCGGTGACCGGTTCGGCCGAGAACGAGGGCTTCGACGAGATCGTGCAGCACCTCGCCGGCGACGACTACCTCGCCGACAACGGCGGCGGGTCGGACTACGGTGAGGGTCAGTTCTTCGTCGCGTTCCTCGGCACCCCGTCGGACTCGGGAACGTGA
- a CDS encoding diacylglycerol/lipid kinase family protein, with the protein MSAVRAAMVWNPSKTDRETLEEPLLRVFDADEIAWFETTVDDPGQGVAAQALATAPEVVIVAGGDGTVRAVAEHLADVRADVDLGLVPLGTGNLLARNLDVPLRNVPAAVERAATGTPRGIDVGWVEVDLAEGAERHAFVVMIGFGIDANMIAETDEGLKSKAGWLAYVESLGRALRASDLVSFELTVDDEPGRDETGHTLLIGNCGTLQAGFALLPDADPGDGELDFLMLSADGLAPWLGTLTTMLWDSNLGRMIRRDDDDGSTDTDDITHGRAHSIHVSLPAPRVFQIDGEEIGEARAFRVSMQPGALRVR; encoded by the coding sequence ATGAGTGCTGTGCGCGCCGCCATGGTGTGGAATCCATCGAAGACCGACCGGGAGACGCTCGAAGAGCCACTGCTGCGCGTCTTCGACGCTGACGAGATCGCGTGGTTCGAGACGACCGTGGACGACCCCGGCCAGGGCGTCGCGGCCCAGGCTCTGGCAACGGCGCCCGAGGTGGTCATCGTGGCGGGCGGCGATGGCACGGTGCGCGCGGTGGCCGAGCATCTCGCGGATGTGCGGGCCGACGTCGACCTCGGTCTCGTTCCTCTCGGCACCGGAAACCTGCTCGCCCGCAACCTCGACGTGCCGCTGCGGAACGTGCCGGCCGCCGTGGAGCGAGCCGCGACCGGCACGCCACGCGGCATCGACGTCGGGTGGGTCGAGGTCGATCTGGCCGAGGGGGCGGAGCGGCACGCCTTCGTGGTGATGATCGGATTCGGCATCGACGCGAACATGATCGCCGAGACCGATGAGGGGCTGAAGAGCAAGGCCGGCTGGTTGGCGTACGTGGAATCCCTCGGGCGGGCGCTCCGCGCCAGCGACCTGGTCTCGTTCGAACTCACCGTGGACGACGAGCCCGGTCGTGACGAGACCGGGCACACCCTGCTCATCGGCAACTGCGGCACCTTGCAGGCGGGTTTCGCCCTGCTGCCTGATGCCGACCCGGGCGACGGCGAGCTCGATTTCCTGATGCTGAGCGCGGATGGGCTCGCCCCCTGGCTGGGAACTCTCACGACGATGCTGTGGGACAGCAATCTGGGTCGCATGATCCGCCGCGACGATGACGACGGCTCGACGGACACGGACGACATCACGCACGGCCGCGCCCACAGCATCCACGTGTCACTGCCGGCGCCTCGCGTGTTCCAGATCGACGGCGAGGAGATCGGCGAGGCCCGCGCCTTCCGGGTGTCGATGCAACCCGGCGCCCTCCGCGTGCGCTGA
- a CDS encoding VanZ family protein, protein MSTSTIRATPRSGATLPIIAALATAYLAAVLWLTVRPLPWVTETNETPLGVLNPAAWLDTAAWVDGPSAEIVANVVMFLPAGVFSALLLRGGMRVLAPLALTVFIEVVQIPLESRISHPRDLVANALGAMLGLAAVAVARWMGRRLRQGPASARV, encoded by the coding sequence GTGAGCACATCGACGATCCGTGCGACGCCACGCAGCGGCGCGACCCTGCCGATCATCGCCGCCCTGGCCACCGCGTACCTCGCGGCCGTGCTGTGGCTGACGGTGCGCCCCCTGCCCTGGGTGACCGAGACGAATGAGACGCCTCTCGGCGTGCTCAACCCCGCCGCGTGGCTCGACACGGCGGCATGGGTCGACGGCCCGTCGGCCGAGATCGTCGCCAACGTCGTGATGTTCCTACCCGCCGGGGTCTTCAGCGCACTTCTTCTCCGCGGCGGGATGCGCGTGCTGGCGCCGCTCGCGCTGACGGTGTTCATCGAGGTGGTGCAGATCCCGCTCGAGAGCCGGATCTCGCATCCTCGCGACCTCGTGGCCAACGCGCTGGGTGCGATGCTCGGGCTGGCCGCCGTCGCGGTCGCGAGATGGATGGGTCGCCGCCTGCGTCAGGGACCGGCATCCGCCCGAGTGTGA
- a CDS encoding SDR family oxidoreductase, whose translation MANMYTMQDPTTQFPRPPFPPQQQGAPGTVHAMDPAPDHGEQSYVGTGRLPGRRALVTGADSGIGRAVAIAYAREGADVALSYLPEEQKQAEEVAALIEKEGRKALLLPGDLQDEQTNVDVVAKTVGELGGIDILVINAGAMPTVDSIDDFDTHTLDHVMKANIYPLFWLTKAASPHLPAGAAVITTSSEQGFQPSPSLAEYAVSKAGIANWTRALAQQLIGRGIRVNGVAPGPVWTPLQPAYVPNEKIEHFGEQTPMGRAGQPVELAPAFVFLASQESSYVVGETIAVTGGVPIH comes from the coding sequence ATGGCGAACATGTACACGATGCAGGACCCGACCACGCAGTTCCCGCGTCCGCCCTTCCCGCCGCAGCAGCAGGGCGCGCCCGGAACGGTCCACGCGATGGACCCTGCTCCCGACCATGGCGAGCAGAGCTATGTCGGCACGGGCCGACTTCCGGGTCGCAGGGCACTCGTGACCGGAGCCGACTCCGGCATCGGCCGCGCGGTCGCCATCGCCTACGCCCGGGAAGGTGCCGACGTGGCACTGAGCTACCTGCCCGAGGAGCAGAAGCAGGCCGAGGAGGTCGCGGCGCTCATCGAGAAGGAGGGGCGCAAGGCCCTCCTTCTCCCCGGCGACCTGCAGGACGAGCAGACGAACGTCGACGTGGTGGCGAAGACCGTCGGGGAGCTCGGCGGCATCGACATCCTGGTGATCAACGCCGGCGCGATGCCGACGGTGGACAGCATCGACGACTTCGACACGCACACGCTCGACCACGTCATGAAGGCCAACATCTATCCGCTGTTCTGGCTGACCAAGGCAGCCTCACCCCACCTGCCGGCCGGAGCCGCGGTGATCACGACCTCGAGCGAGCAGGGCTTCCAGCCCTCGCCGTCGCTCGCGGAGTACGCCGTGTCGAAGGCCGGGATCGCCAACTGGACCCGGGCGCTCGCACAGCAGCTCATCGGGCGCGGCATCCGGGTGAACGGCGTGGCCCCGGGCCCGGTGTGGACGCCCCTGCAGCCGGCGTACGTGCCGAACGAGAAGATCGAGCACTTCGGCGAGCAGACCCCGATGGGGCGGGCCGGCCAGCCGGTCGAACTCGCGCCGGCGTTCGTCTTCCTCGCATCGCAGGAGTCGAGCTACGTCGTGGGCGAGACGATCGCGGTCACCGGCGGCGTGCCCATCCACTGA
- a CDS encoding ester cyclase, translating into MADIGATVAADSDAARRNAEVVQRFFDVVLTPPHDLDRIDDLIADDFVDRTPDDGDTTRAGVMAKLAALFTQDPAASFALEALVAAGDGVAAFSVLRTGGAATRFADLYVLRDGRIAEHRHVVEPLSGALR; encoded by the coding sequence ATGGCAGACATAGGTGCGACGGTCGCGGCGGATTCGGACGCGGCGCGTCGCAACGCCGAGGTCGTGCAGCGATTCTTCGACGTCGTCCTCACGCCACCGCACGACCTCGACCGGATCGACGACCTCATCGCCGACGACTTCGTCGATCGCACTCCCGACGACGGCGACACGACGCGCGCGGGAGTCATGGCGAAACTGGCAGCGCTGTTCACCCAGGATCCGGCCGCGTCGTTCGCGCTCGAGGCGCTGGTCGCCGCCGGCGACGGTGTGGCCGCGTTCTCGGTGCTGCGCACGGGCGGCGCGGCGACGCGTTTCGCCGACCTGTATGTGCTGCGGGATGGGCGGATCGCCGAGCACCGGCACGTGGTCGAACCGCTGAGCGGGGCGCTTCGCTAA
- a CDS encoding CsbD family protein: protein MGLDDKISNAAEDLQGKGKEAAGKSTDDESLEREGQADQTKANLKKAGENVKDAFK, encoded by the coding sequence ATGGGACTTGACGACAAGATCAGCAACGCCGCCGAAGACCTTCAGGGCAAGGGCAAGGAGGCGGCCGGCAAGAGCACCGACGACGAAAGCCTCGAGCGCGAAGGCCAGGCCGACCAGACCAAGGCCAACCTGAAGAAGGCCGGCGAGAACGTGAAGGATGCCTTCAAGTAA
- a CDS encoding BLUF domain-containing protein, protein MTPPEATPSTPDSDQLISLVYISTATAPLDDAALHGILTRARENNARLDVTGMLLYREGQFVQILEGASGAVHDLADEIRADPRHTDMSVILDEPIEAREFSDWSMGFQPMSTPRTALPDGFRDTFADLDASAESTRIMRAVREISLWFRVRSASGADEAA, encoded by the coding sequence ATGACTCCGCCGGAAGCGACTCCGTCGACGCCGGACAGCGACCAGCTCATCTCGCTCGTCTACATCAGCACGGCGACCGCGCCGCTGGATGATGCCGCCCTTCACGGCATCCTCACTCGCGCTCGGGAAAACAATGCCCGCCTCGACGTGACCGGGATGCTGCTGTACCGCGAGGGCCAGTTCGTACAGATCCTCGAGGGCGCGAGCGGTGCGGTGCACGATCTGGCGGATGAGATCCGGGCGGATCCGCGCCACACCGACATGAGCGTCATCCTCGACGAACCGATCGAGGCGCGCGAATTCTCCGACTGGAGCATGGGCTTCCAGCCGATGTCGACACCGCGCACGGCGCTGCCCGACGGCTTCCGCGACACGTTCGCCGATCTCGACGCCTCGGCCGAGAGCACCCGCATCATGCGCGCGGTGCGCGAGATCAGCCTCTGGTTCCGGGTCCGCTCTGCGTCTGGGGCGGATGAGGCGGCCTGA
- a CDS encoding HupE/UreJ family protein, with the protein MIPLIAGMFVALVGVFVVAAPASAHVVPSTVIALDAHDDGVTAALTLPAADLELASGIDVPDDAGAVIDADTADAVEAYLEEHIAATSDSGSWDVAVADIALADVEQWGTGAFLAVTATAELTAPTAADARSFVLAYDAIIHQVVTADIFVTLQNDWVTGEFESTRDLGTIQVDTVTGTVSPLPIDLDDGSLWQGFTGMVGLGLSHIAEGTDHQLFLLTLLLPAPLLAAAGRWRGNAPVRTTVRRILGVTIAFTIGHSVTLALGTLGLPVPVPLVEALISASIIVAAVHAIRPIFPGREALVAALFGLIHGMAFSLTLTALDLTGWQLMLSLLGFNLVIELMQLAVVALVLPPLVVLARTRVYTPLRIVAAGLIALAAIGWVLDRLGVANAIATIADGIGALSPWIAGALWVAAALTVVRARGRHLVDRRCAAPVETGSVLRAG; encoded by the coding sequence ATGATCCCGCTGATCGCGGGCATGTTCGTCGCCCTCGTCGGTGTGTTCGTCGTCGCGGCCCCGGCATCGGCCCATGTCGTACCCTCGACGGTCATCGCCCTCGACGCCCACGACGATGGCGTGACGGCCGCCCTGACGCTTCCCGCGGCCGACCTCGAGCTCGCCTCCGGCATCGACGTGCCCGATGACGCCGGAGCGGTGATCGACGCCGACACCGCCGACGCCGTCGAGGCCTACCTCGAGGAGCACATCGCCGCGACGTCGGATTCCGGCTCGTGGGATGTGGCGGTCGCGGACATCGCCCTGGCAGACGTGGAGCAGTGGGGTACCGGCGCCTTCCTCGCGGTGACCGCGACGGCGGAGCTGACCGCTCCGACGGCGGCCGACGCCCGCAGCTTCGTGCTGGCCTACGACGCGATCATCCATCAGGTGGTCACCGCCGACATCTTCGTGACTCTGCAGAACGACTGGGTCACGGGCGAATTCGAATCGACCCGCGACCTCGGCACCATTCAGGTCGACACCGTCACCGGGACGGTCTCGCCGTTGCCGATCGACCTCGACGACGGCAGCCTGTGGCAGGGATTCACCGGCATGGTCGGCCTCGGCCTGTCGCACATCGCCGAGGGCACCGACCATCAGCTGTTCCTGCTGACCCTCCTCCTCCCCGCACCCCTCCTCGCGGCCGCCGGGCGCTGGCGCGGCAACGCACCGGTGCGCACGACCGTCCGGCGCATCCTGGGCGTCACGATCGCGTTCACCATCGGCCATTCGGTGACGCTGGCGTTGGGCACCCTCGGGCTGCCGGTGCCGGTGCCGCTGGTCGAGGCGCTCATCTCGGCGAGCATCATCGTCGCCGCCGTCCATGCCATCCGTCCGATCTTCCCCGGGCGGGAAGCGCTCGTGGCCGCGCTTTTCGGGCTCATCCACGGGATGGCCTTCTCGCTCACGCTCACGGCTCTCGATCTGACCGGCTGGCAGCTGATGCTGAGCCTGCTGGGCTTCAACCTCGTGATCGAGCTCATGCAGCTCGCGGTCGTCGCCCTCGTGCTGCCGCCGCTGGTCGTGCTCGCCCGAACGCGCGTCTACACGCCGCTGCGGATCGTCGCCGCCGGCCTCATCGCCCTCGCGGCGATCGGGTGGGTTCTCGACCGCCTCGGCGTCGCGAACGCCATCGCGACGATCGCGGATGGGATCGGTGCGCTGAGCCCGTGGATCGCCGGCGCGCTGTGGGTGGCCGCCGCCCTCACGGTGGTGCGTGCGCGCGGTCGCCATCTTGTCGACCGCCGATGCGCGGCCCCTGTGGAGACCGGGAGTGTCCTCAGGGCTGGCTGA
- a CDS encoding YrhK family protein, with protein sequence MTSASRRDRNTDIDVPVGRDELVIRNRYETLSIVNDVLIGVLFVVGSVLFLWESTSIVATWFFIAGSVQFLVRPGIRLARRVHLKRFGAGRDRTDQVGDY encoded by the coding sequence ATGACCTCAGCGAGCCGCCGCGACCGCAACACCGACATCGACGTCCCGGTGGGACGTGACGAACTCGTCATCCGCAACCGCTACGAGACCCTCAGCATTGTCAACGACGTGCTCATCGGCGTGCTGTTCGTGGTGGGGAGCGTGCTGTTCCTCTGGGAGTCGACGTCGATCGTCGCCACATGGTTCTTCATCGCCGGCAGCGTGCAGTTCCTCGTGCGACCGGGCATCCGTCTGGCCCGCAGGGTGCACCTGAAGCGGTTCGGCGCGGGCCGTGACCGCACCGACCAAGTCGGAGACTATTGA
- a CDS encoding DUF3500 domain-containing protein, translated as MRVSSSSRSSAPRRTREREYEAELDETYVAFSGGTAMDAVGDYIRIDGPSVWIEFSMQNGIVLSGAHPHAVWRDKQNDYGGLTS; from the coding sequence GTGAGGGTCAGTTCTTCGTCGCGTTCCTCGGCACCCCGTCGGACTCGGGAACGTGAGTACGAGGCCGAGCTGGATGAGACCTACGTCGCCTTCTCGGGCGGCACCGCGATGGACGCCGTCGGCGACTACATCCGCATCGACGGCCCGTCGGTGTGGATCGAGTTCTCGATGCAGAACGGCATCGTGCTCTCCGGCGCGCATCCCCACGCGGTGTGGCGCGACAAGCAGAACGACTACGGCGGGCTCACCTCGTGA
- a CDS encoding tryptophan-rich sensory protein yields the protein MSTSTTTRTDPTTRGRDLARQIIILVSSVLAIIAAFIGSGAFFGTPIQEAAGGFLDADSTLTAPGTGAFRIWSVIYTGMLAYAIWQALPAQRHDTRQRIGWWVAASLILNAVWIGVVQADLLYLSLPVIVLLLVVLCRIFVTLRRTAPKNRVEVVVATGPSGCISDG from the coding sequence GTGTCCACGTCGACGACGACTCGAACCGATCCCACCACGCGCGGGCGTGACCTCGCCCGGCAGATCATCATCCTCGTCAGCTCCGTGCTGGCGATCATCGCGGCCTTCATCGGGTCGGGGGCGTTCTTCGGAACCCCGATCCAAGAGGCCGCCGGCGGTTTCCTCGACGCTGACTCGACCCTCACCGCCCCAGGAACGGGAGCGTTCCGCATCTGGAGCGTCATCTACACCGGCATGCTCGCGTACGCGATATGGCAGGCGCTGCCCGCGCAACGCCACGACACCCGCCAGCGCATCGGCTGGTGGGTCGCGGCATCCCTGATTCTCAATGCGGTGTGGATCGGCGTCGTGCAGGCCGACCTGCTGTACCTCAGCCTGCCGGTCATCGTGCTGCTGCTGGTCGTGCTGTGCCGCATCTTCGTCACCCTGCGCCGCACCGCGCCGAAGAACCGGGTCGAGGTTGTGGTCGCCACGGGGCCATCGGGCTGTATCTCGGATGGGTGA
- a CDS encoding MFS transporter, whose amino-acid sequence MGTIIEWYDFTLYGLASALVFAPLFFPGAGDLAGILSAFATFAVGFAVRPIGGLIFAHFGDRIGRKATLLATLLMMGTATTLIGLLPTGEQIGIRAPILLILMRLFQGAGAGAEFAGAMTMASESAPSTNRAWTAGFPGASVYVGMALATTAFAIITAVMPLEQFQAWGWRIPFIASIVIVAFALYFRLRVKETAAFETAEREGTVQRAPLTEAVRTHWRYLLAGMALFVFILPWVYVVQTWSISYTTGTLSVDATHALIGVVVAELLTIPATLLFGRLADRIGRKPVLMGAAIFAVLFAFPMFLLFQTEDSWLVGLALVLGLAIIQGATIGVSAAMLAELFPTRVRWSGIAISREIPAALVGGTAPLVAAALVGAAGGAPWLVAGYLVALSVIGIIGIAFLPETLHRSLNAAPEQTRERATA is encoded by the coding sequence GTGGGAACCATCATCGAGTGGTACGACTTCACCCTGTACGGGCTGGCGTCGGCGCTCGTGTTCGCACCGCTCTTCTTCCCGGGAGCGGGCGATCTCGCCGGCATCCTGAGCGCGTTCGCGACGTTCGCCGTCGGGTTCGCGGTGCGTCCGATCGGCGGCCTCATCTTCGCCCACTTCGGCGACCGCATCGGCCGCAAGGCGACCCTGCTGGCGACGCTCCTGATGATGGGCACCGCCACGACCCTCATCGGTCTGCTGCCCACCGGCGAGCAGATCGGCATCCGGGCGCCGATCCTGCTCATCCTCATGCGCCTGTTCCAGGGCGCCGGGGCCGGTGCGGAGTTCGCCGGGGCGATGACGATGGCCAGCGAATCGGCGCCGTCGACCAACCGTGCGTGGACGGCCGGCTTCCCCGGCGCGTCGGTGTACGTCGGGATGGCGCTGGCGACGACGGCCTTCGCGATCATCACCGCCGTCATGCCGCTGGAGCAGTTCCAGGCGTGGGGATGGCGCATCCCGTTCATCGCGAGCATCGTCATCGTCGCGTTCGCCCTGTACTTCCGCCTGCGGGTGAAGGAGACCGCCGCTTTCGAGACCGCCGAGCGCGAGGGCACCGTGCAGCGCGCGCCGCTGACCGAGGCCGTCCGTACCCACTGGCGCTACCTGCTCGCCGGCATGGCACTGTTCGTCTTCATCCTGCCGTGGGTGTACGTCGTGCAGACCTGGTCCATCTCGTACACGACCGGCACGCTGTCGGTCGACGCGACCCACGCGCTCATCGGCGTGGTCGTCGCCGAGCTGCTGACCATCCCGGCGACGCTGCTGTTCGGCCGCCTCGCCGACCGCATCGGCCGCAAGCCGGTGCTGATGGGCGCGGCGATCTTCGCGGTGCTGTTCGCCTTCCCGATGTTCCTGCTGTTCCAGACCGAGGATTCGTGGCTCGTGGGCCTCGCGCTCGTGCTGGGGCTGGCGATCATCCAGGGCGCGACGATCGGCGTCTCTGCGGCGATGCTGGCCGAGCTGTTCCCGACGCGGGTGCGCTGGAGCGGCATCGCGATCTCGCGCGAGATCCCGGCCGCGCTCGTCGGCGGCACCGCTCCCCTCGTCGCGGCCGCCCTCGTCGGTGCCGCCGGCGGCGCACCCTGGCTCGTCGCCGGCTACCTCGTCGCGCTGAGCGTGATCGGCATCATCGGCATCGCCTTCCTGCCCGAGACGCTGCACCGCTCCCTCAACGCTGCACCGGAGCAGACTCGGGAGCGCGCGACCGCCTGA
- a CDS encoding four-helix bundle copper-binding protein — protein sequence MTVIDQMWSSHPQVDGGDTSELVRRCLEACVECAQVCTVCADACLGEEMVADLVGCIRLNSDCADICAATSTVLARQTQPDLAVVRAVLEACRTACAACAAECGSHADMHDHCRVCAESCRRCEQACTDLLAAL from the coding sequence ATGACGGTGATCGACCAGATGTGGTCCTCCCACCCGCAGGTGGACGGCGGCGACACGAGCGAGCTCGTGCGCCGCTGCCTCGAGGCGTGCGTGGAGTGCGCGCAGGTGTGCACCGTGTGCGCGGATGCCTGCCTCGGCGAAGAGATGGTGGCCGACCTGGTCGGCTGCATCCGCCTCAACTCCGACTGCGCGGACATCTGCGCTGCGACGTCGACCGTGCTGGCTCGACAGACCCAGCCCGACCTCGCCGTCGTGCGGGCCGTACTCGAGGCCTGCCGCACGGCGTGCGCCGCGTGCGCTGCCGAGTGCGGCAGCCATGCCGACATGCACGACCACTGCCGCGTGTGCGCGGAGTCGTGCCGGCGCTGCGAGCAGGCCTGCACCGACCTGCTCGCCGCTCTCTGA
- a CDS encoding Dps family protein — protein MADSTSTKNKRRPARGGSGAGLTDEQNAEKGFTASKQLSESMQKVMVDLIELSLQGKQAHWNVVGKNFRDTHLQLDEIIDAAREFTDTIAERMRALHALPDGRSDVIAETTTLPEFPQGEIDTAEVIDLMTERLDAVTGTVRDVHDGIDEEDPTTADLLHEVLERLEQLAWMVSAENRVPKKR, from the coding sequence ATGGCCGATTCGACCTCGACGAAGAACAAGCGCCGCCCCGCCCGCGGCGGCTCGGGTGCAGGACTGACGGACGAGCAGAACGCGGAGAAGGGCTTCACCGCGTCGAAGCAGCTCAGCGAGAGCATGCAGAAGGTGATGGTCGATCTGATCGAACTGTCGCTGCAGGGCAAGCAGGCCCACTGGAACGTCGTCGGCAAGAACTTCCGCGACACCCACCTGCAGCTCGACGAGATCATCGACGCCGCACGGGAGTTCACCGACACGATCGCCGAGCGCATGCGCGCCCTCCACGCGCTCCCGGACGGTCGCAGCGACGTGATCGCCGAGACGACCACCTTGCCGGAGTTCCCGCAGGGCGAGATCGACACCGCGGAAGTCATCGACCTCATGACCGAGCGACTGGATGCGGTCACCGGCACGGTCCGCGATGTGCACGACGGCATCGACGAGGAAGACCCCACGACCGCGGATCTCCTCCACGAGGTGCTCGAGCGTCTCGAGCAGCTGGCCTGGATGGTCAGCGCCGAGAATCGCGTTCCGAAGAAGCGTTGA
- a CDS encoding glycoside hydrolase family 13 protein, protein MSLSPTAEDVRLDGSTAPWWRQAAVYQIYPRSFADTDGDGLGDIPGVTSRADYLAALGIDAVWLSPFYPSDLADGGYDVADYRDVDPRLGTLEDFDRMLVALHERGIRVVVDIVPNHTSDRHAWFQEALAAGRGSAARERYIFREGSGPDGSEPPTDWVSVFGGSAWERVADGQWYLHNFAREQPDLNWDHPQVRDDFVTTLRFWSDRGVDGFRIDVAHMLTKDLTEPLPSKDELALIPQDGNHPLIDRDDVHEIYAQWREVFDSYDPPRTAVAEAWVHPSRIHLYARPESLGQAFNFDLLEADFDARSFRSIITENLALAAGSGSSSTWVLSNHDVVRHATRYGLVTPTADTGMPTRHGGQWLIDGGAEEGLDRERGLRRARAATAFILGLPGSTYLYQGEELGLHEVADIPAGQRQDPTYFRTHGAEIGRDGCRVPLPWTAEGASLGFGDAAPHLPQPEWFAQHAVSREEADPDSTLHFYRRALALRHALQTDEGLTWIETGRDDVLHIARPNGWQVVTNFGGEPYALTTEAADEVVLASGATPDGVVAGETTVWIATGDALPA, encoded by the coding sequence TTGTCACTGTCTCCGACCGCCGAAGACGTCCGCCTCGACGGCAGCACCGCGCCGTGGTGGCGTCAGGCCGCGGTGTACCAGATCTACCCGCGCAGCTTCGCCGACACCGACGGCGACGGGCTGGGCGACATCCCGGGCGTCACGTCGCGAGCGGACTACCTGGCCGCTCTCGGCATCGACGCGGTCTGGCTCAGCCCGTTCTATCCGTCCGACCTCGCCGACGGGGGCTACGACGTCGCCGACTATCGCGACGTCGACCCGCGGCTGGGAACGCTGGAGGACTTCGACCGCATGCTGGTCGCTCTTCACGAGCGGGGCATCAGGGTCGTCGTCGACATCGTGCCGAACCACACGTCCGACCGACACGCCTGGTTCCAGGAGGCGCTGGCGGCGGGCCGGGGATCGGCGGCGCGTGAGCGATACATCTTCCGCGAGGGGAGCGGACCGGATGGGTCGGAACCGCCCACCGATTGGGTCTCGGTCTTCGGGGGGTCTGCCTGGGAGCGGGTCGCCGACGGCCAGTGGTACCTGCACAACTTCGCCCGCGAGCAGCCGGACCTGAACTGGGACCATCCGCAGGTGCGCGACGACTTCGTCACCACACTGCGCTTCTGGTCCGACCGCGGTGTCGACGGCTTCCGCATCGACGTCGCCCACATGCTCACGAAAGACCTCACCGAGCCGCTCCCCTCCAAGGACGAGCTCGCCCTCATCCCGCAGGACGGCAACCACCCGCTCATCGACCGCGACGACGTCCACGAGATCTACGCCCAGTGGCGCGAGGTGTTCGACTCCTACGATCCGCCGCGCACCGCCGTCGCCGAGGCGTGGGTGCACCCGTCGCGCATCCACCTGTACGCCCGCCCCGAGAGCCTCGGCCAGGCGTTCAACTTCGACTTGCTCGAAGCGGACTTCGACGCCCGGAGCTTCCGGTCGATCATCACCGAGAATCTCGCGCTTGCCGCCGGGTCGGGGTCGTCGAGCACCTGGGTGCTGTCGAATCATGACGTCGTCCGGCACGCGACGCGGTACGGGCTGGTCACGCCGACAGCCGACACCGGGATGCCGACGCGTCACGGCGGTCAGTGGCTGATCGACGGGGGAGCCGAAGAAGGGCTCGACCGTGAGCGGGGACTGCGTCGCGCCCGTGCGGCGACGGCGTTCATCCTCGGGCTTCCCGGGTCGACCTACCTCTACCAGGGCGAGGAGCTCGGCCTGCATGAGGTCGCCGACATTCCCGCCGGGCAGCGCCAGGATCCGACGTACTTCCGTACCCACGGGGCCGAGATCGGCCGAGACGGATGCCGGGTGCCGCTACCGTGGACCGCGGAAGGTGCCTCGCTCGGTTTCGGTGACGCCGCACCGCACCTGCCGCAGCCGGAGTGGTTTGCACAGCACGCGGTCTCGAGGGAGGAAGCGGATCCCGACTCGACTCTCCACTTCTACCGCCGGGCGCTCGCGCTGCGGCATGCGCTGCAGACCGACGAAGGCCTCACCTGGATCGAAACCGGTCGCGACGATGTGCTGCACATCGCGCGGCCGAACGGGTGGCAGGTGGTGACGAACTTCGGCGGCGAGCCCTACGCGCTCACCACCGAGGCCGCCGACGAGGTCGTGCTCGCGAGCGGGGCGACGCCCGACGGCGTGGTCGCGGGGGAGACGACGGTGTGGATCGCGACGGGGGACGCCCTGCCTGCGTGA